From the genome of Coleofasciculaceae cyanobacterium, one region includes:
- the carA gene encoding glutamine-hydrolyzing carbamoyl-phosphate synthase small subunit — protein MLKPNAKTALLVLADGTTYRGWSFGAAGTVVGEVVFNTGMTGYQEVLTDPSYCGQIVTFTYPELGNTGVNPADEESDNVQARAVIARNITYRPSNWRSTQSLPDYLKARNIPGIYGIDTRSLTRKLRDYGAINGAVSTEILDPQRLLKLVQKAPDMAGLNLVKEVTTAQVYQWSEETESEWEFAGGANQDNLLTVVAIDFGIKRNILRRLASYGCKVIVVPANTPSAEILAHNPDGIFLSNGPGDPAAVKEGIATTKELLQAGKPTFGICMGHQILGLSLGADTFKLKFGHRGLNQPAGLQKQIEITSQNHGFAIAEKSLGADVEITHLNLNDRTVAGLCHKTLPFFSVQYHPEASPGPHDADYLFEKFVRLMLEAKD, from the coding sequence ATGCTTAAACCCAATGCCAAAACAGCTTTACTTGTTTTAGCTGATGGAACTACGTATCGCGGTTGGTCTTTTGGCGCAGCAGGAACTGTGGTCGGAGAAGTAGTCTTTAATACGGGTATGACAGGATATCAAGAGGTTTTGACCGATCCCAGCTATTGTGGTCAGATTGTTACTTTTACCTATCCTGAGTTGGGTAACACGGGGGTCAACCCAGCTGATGAAGAATCCGACAACGTTCAGGCTAGAGCAGTGATTGCGCGAAATATTACCTATCGTCCGAGCAATTGGCGTTCTACTCAATCTTTACCAGACTATTTAAAAGCCAGAAATATTCCTGGTATTTATGGCATTGATACGCGATCCCTGACGCGCAAATTAAGAGACTATGGAGCAATTAATGGCGCTGTTTCGACAGAAATTCTCGATCCCCAAAGACTACTAAAGCTTGTGCAGAAAGCCCCAGATATGGCGGGATTAAATTTGGTTAAAGAAGTAACTACAGCCCAAGTTTATCAATGGTCTGAAGAGACAGAATCAGAATGGGAATTTGCTGGGGGTGCTAATCAAGATAATCTTTTAACGGTGGTGGCGATTGATTTTGGCATCAAGCGTAATATTTTGCGTCGTTTAGCCAGCTATGGCTGCAAAGTGATTGTCGTTCCAGCTAATACTCCTAGCGCCGAGATTCTAGCTCATAATCCTGACGGTATTTTTCTGTCTAATGGTCCTGGAGATCCCGCAGCAGTTAAAGAGGGGATTGCCACAACTAAAGAGCTGTTACAGGCAGGTAAGCCGACCTTTGGCATCTGCATGGGTCATCAGATCTTAGGATTATCCCTCGGTGCGGACACGTTCAAGCTCAAGTTTGGACATCGAGGTTTAAACCAACCCGCAGGACTACAAAAGCAAATTGAAATTACTAGTCAAAATCATGGATTTGCGATCGCCGAAAAATCTTTAGGGGCAGATGTGGAAATAACTCACCTGAATCTTAATGATCGAACTGTAGCTGGCCTGTGTCATAAAACCTTGCCTTTTTTCTCTGTACAATATCACCCTGAAGCTAGCCCAGGACCTCATGATGCTGACTATTTATTTGAGAAGTTTGTCAGATTAATGCTGGAAGCAAAAGATTAA